GGGACCTTCGCGCGCCGTGCGACCGCGGTCAACTGCCGGCTTGCCGTCGGCGCGTCGAGGGCCTATACACGGCGGGCGAGTACCCGCCCATGATCATGACTCCCGACCTCATCGCGCTCGGTTTCCAGGCCCTGCTGACGCTCACCCTCTCGTTCGTTCACGTGGGGTTGTGGCGGCAGGGCTGGGGGCGTTTCCACGCCACCTGGGCGGCCGCGTGGCTGCTCTACGCGTTGCGCCTGGTGTTCATCTCGGCGTTCCTCGTGCAGCGCCACGAGGGGTGGTTGTTCGCGCATCAGGTCACCACGGCACTCACCGCACTCGCGCTGCTGTGGGCGACGCTGCAGCTCGCACAGGACGCGCGCTGGCGTCGCCGATACCTGTGGTTCGGCGTCGCCGCGGTCGCGTGGTCGGCGTTCTCGGTGTTCCAGCTCCACAACATGGCGGTGGCCGGGATCTCCGGCGCGGTGCTGTTGTCGGTCGTCACGCTGTGGACGGCGATCGTGTTCTTCCGTCGCCACCGTCGCCGTCCCTCGGGCGGCGCGCTCACGCTCGCGTTCACTTTCGCGATCTGGTCGCTGCATCACCTCGACTACCCGATCCTGCGCGGGCAGGGCAACGCGGTGCTCTACGGAGTGTTCGCCGATGTGCTGCTGATCGTGGCCGCCGCAGTCGGGGCGCTCGCGCTGGCACTGGGCGAGGGCCGGCGTTCGCTCGAAGAGCGTACGGTGCGACTCGAGCAGCTCACCCGCCTGCTGCTCCGCGCCCAGGAGGACGAGCGCCGCCGCATCGCGCGCGAGCTGCACGACTCGGTGGGCCAGGCGCTCACCACGGTCAAGATCGAGCTGGACCTCGAAGGACGGCGCGAAGCGAGTGCGCTGGTCGCGGGCGCGCTGCAGCAGGTGCGCAACGTGAGCGATCTGCTGCGGCCGCCGGCACTCGACGACCTCGGTCTCGAAGCCGCACTCGAGTCCATGGTGCGCGAGATGCAGGCGCGCAGTGGCCTGAGCGTGACGCTCGAGCTGGCGCCCGGAGCGCTCGAATCCGCGGAGCCGGTGCAGGTCGTCGTCTATCGCATCGTGCAGGAGGCGCTCACGAACGTGGTGCGCCACGCGCAGGCCGGGAGTGCTCAGGTGCGTCTGGTCGCCGCGCGCGGTGGCATCGCGCTCGAGATCACCGATGACGGGCAGGGCACCGGCGCCGATCCGGTGCCGCATCTGGGGTTGCTCGGCATGCGCGAACGGGTGACGGATCTGGGCGGTCGCCTCGAGGTGACGAGCGAGCCCGGGAAGGGATTCCGGATCGAGGCGTGGCTCCCGGCCACGGCGCGCCCGTGAGCGAATCCCACGAAGCGCCGCTCACCACGCGGGCCACGCCGATCCGCGTCCTGCTCGTCGACGATCAACCGCTGCTGCGCGCCGGCGTGCGGCGCGTCCTCGAGGCCGAACCGGACTTGCGCGTGGTGGGCGAGGCGGGTCACGGCGAGGAGGCGCTGGTGCGCATCGCCGAGCACGATCCGGAACTCGTGGTGCTGGATCTGAACATGCCGGGCATGGACGGCTTCGCGGTGCTGCGCGAACTGCGCGCGCGGGGTGCGGCGCAGCGGGTTCTGGTGCTGTCGCTCCATTCGGATCCCGCCTACGTTTCGCGTGCGGTGCGCGAAGGTGCGGACGGGTATCTGCTCAAGGACACCGCGGTGCAGGAACTGCCGCGCGCGATCCGAGCGGTGATGGCGGGCTCGGGTTTCTACAGCCCGGGCGCTCAGTTCGCGCTCGGCGAGGCGATGCGCGCGACCGAGAAGCCGGCTCTCGCTCGCCTCACGCGCCGCGAGATCGAAGTGCTGGTCGCGATTGCAGAAGGCAAGCCCTCCAAGGCAATTGCGTACGAGCTCGGAATCGGGCTGCGGACCATCGAGACCCATCGTGCAAATCTCATGCGGAAGCTGGAACTCCATTCGGTGGCGGAACTCACGCGGTTTGCGATCGCCAACGGACTGATTCCGCCTCCGTAGCACTACTGAAGCCCGGCATCCGGGTAGCTGCGCATGGCCGGAACGGCATGGCGCTCGCTAGGTTACAGCGCGCCATGACCCATCCGATCGCACTCGCTCTCGCCCTGTTTGCACATCCGCTCGCGGCCCCCGCCGACAGCGCGAGTGCGGTTGCGGATTCGCTCGTCACGGCGGACTCGCTGGCAGTGTGGTCGTCGGCACTGATTCCCGCGCCGCGTCGCATGACCGACTCGATCACGGTGCTGCCGCCGGTGCGAGTCGTGGCCGATCGTGCGGCGCGCGACGCGCGCTCGACCACGACACAGCTGCGATTCACCCGCGGCCAGATCGCGCGCTTCCTGCCCGCGACCGCCGCAGAAGCGCTGCTCTCGGCGCCTGGTGTCGACCTGATCCGCACCGGCGCGTGGTCGTCGCAGATCGCGGTGCGCGGCATGGCGGGCGAACGCGTGCTGGTGACGGTCGACGGTGTGCGTCTCTCGAGCGGTCGCGGCCATAGCGCGCAGACCTCGCTGGTCGCGGTCGACCGCCTCGACGCGATCGAGATGTCGCCGGGCTCGGCCGGCGCCGCATTCGGTTCGGACGCGATCGGAGGCGTGGTCAACCTGGTCACGCAGCGCGAGCTGTTCGCCGAGGCGCCGACACTCGGCGCAACGCTGTCGGCGCGCGCCACCACGCCCGGCAGCGACGCGGGTGGCAATGCGCGGCTGCGGTTTCGCGGGCCGCGCTTCGGTGCGGAGATCAGCGGCGGACTCGCGAGCCTCGAAGCGCTGGTCACGCCGAGCGGTGCGCTCGCGAACAGCGGCAGCCGCGATGAGGATCTGCTGGGCCGGATGGGTGCGCGGCTCGGGCTCGTGACCCTCGACCTGGAGCACAGTCATCACGCGGCGAGCGACGTCGGCATTCCCGCCTTCGGCGACGCGAACGGCTCGCGCGCGAGCTACCCGCTTCAGGCGCGCGAGGCGACTCGGTTCGAGCTCAAGCGGCCCGGCGACGAGCGCTGGTTCCCGAGCGTCGCGCTGCTGCTCTCGAAGCAGCGCTTCCGCACCGACTTCGACGAAGTCACGGTCGGCTACGACTCGCTGCGCGGTCGCCGCATCGCAACTCGCACGAGCGACGCCTACGACCGCATTCGAACCGATGCGCAGAGCGCGCGTCAGGAATTGCGCTTCGGGCCGCGGGGCGCCGTGCGAGTGGCCGGTGAGTGGCGCTTCGAGGCCTCGAAGGGACCGCGAACCACCACGCAGGACGCCGTCAACGCGTCGGGCGTCGCCTCGCCGACCGTGATCACGACCGGCAACAGCATGCCTGAAGCGTGGCGCCAGGCGTGGGCGCTCGGGGCCTCGACGAGTGCCGAACGCGGGTCGCTGCGCGGCGAAGCCGGCCTTCGCTACGACCATCACCGCACGCACTCGGATGAATTTCCGATTCCCGAAGACCCCGGCAACGTCCGCCGAGAGATCGACGCGCGCGACCGGCGCTGGAGTGCCGAGGCCGGGCTCGCGCGACCGATCGGCATGTGGGAGCCCTACGTTCACGTCGCGAGCGGCTTTCGCGTGCCGAGCCTCGAGGAGCGCTTCTTCAACAGCGACATCCATGGCGGCATGCACGTGTTCGGAAACGACACGCTGCGCGCGGAACGATCGGGAACCGGAGAAGTCGGTGTGCGACTGACCGGCGATCGCGGCGCATTGCGCGTGTCGGCCTATCGCTCCGACGTGCACGACCTGATTGCGCTCGTCTATCAGGATCTGGTGTTCGGGCGTCCGACGTTCGTCTACAAAAACGTCGAGCGCGCGCGTCTGGAAGGCCTCGAACTCACCGCGCGCTGGAACACGCGTCGCGCGCTGCTGGCGGTTCAGGCCGCGGTGCCGCGCGGCGAAGACCTCGACAACGGACGGCGACTCACCGACATCGGCGAGTCGCGGGTGACCCTCGACGTGGGAGTCCCGTTGGCGGCGCGCTGGTTCCCGCTCGGCATGCTGTCGCTGCGCGGTCGCTGGACCGACGCCGTGCCGGTGGACGATCGCTCCTCGGACGGCGAGCGCCAGGCGCTGCCGCGGCCCGCGTCGTGGACGTTCGCGGCCGAAGCCGCGGCAACCGTTGCCAACACCCGCATCACGCTCGCCGTTCGCAATCTGCTCGACCACACCTACCGCGAGCCGCTCGGCTTCATCGAGGAACCCGGCCGCACCGTGACGCTCGCGGTGCGCAGGGATCTCGAGCTGCCGTGGCGCGACCGTTCCGGAGTCACTCCTTGATGCGACGCCTGTCACCCTTCGTGCTGCTGGTGCTGCTCACCGCGGCGCCCGCAATCGCGCGCGAGTCCGCCAATCCACGCGGACGCGTGGTGCGCGACATCGTGACCGGCATGACGGTCTCCGACGCCGCGCGAAGGTCGGCGCAGGGAGCACCGCTCGCGTCGAGCGCCACGCCCGCGAGCGTCACGGTTTCGCCGGTGCCTCTGCCGGCCGGTGCGATCGTGCTCGACTCGACCTGGTACGACCTGCAGGACATGGGCTCACTCGGTGCACGCATCGTGATCGGCGCCGACGGGCGCGTGTACGTCACCTATCAGAAGGATTACTGCGAGCTCGGTGGCGGGTGCCCGCCCAACCTCGGCTCACCGCAGCCCTATCCGAACCGCGCGATGGGCTACGCGGTGCGCACCGCCGGCCTGTGGGATCACCGCGGCAAGGTGCAGGACCCGGATCTGTGGGGCTGCTGCCTGACCGAGAAGCTCGGCGGTCATGGCTCGATCGCGCTGGCACCCGATGGCCGCGTCGCGATCTCTCAGCACATGAACGAAGAAGGTTGTGACCTGCGCGGCATCTTCTACCTGCAGGACGCGGTCGGGGCGACGACCTACACGGGGGAACTCACGCCCATCATCTCGCCGAGTTACCTGTTCCCCCAGGTCGTCGCCACGACCGACGGTTCGTTCACGGTGTTCGGTGAAGTGCCGAAGGGCGGGCAGTACGACGAGGTGAACGACTTCCGCATCAGTCACCTCGCGTCACCCGGCGCCACGTTCGGGTGTCCGGTCGGCTGGCAGATGGGCGCATGGACCGCGGTCGCGCCGCCGGCGCTGTTCCGCGACGGCAAGCCCGCGTTCCCGAGCATGGCGGCCGCGAGCGATGGTCGCGTCGGCATCGCAGTCGGCGACTTCGGCGGCAACCTCTACCTGATCGAGTCGAGCGACGGCACGTTCGCGCCCGCCACCGTGCGCACCCGGCCGATCACCGCCTACTCGGACGCTCAGGTGACCGCGACCGACTCGACCTCGACGCAATTCCGCCCCTATATCCACTGCCATCTCGCCTACAACGACACCACGCCGAACGTGGTGTGGAGCGAGCTTCAGGCGCGCAGGAGCGGCGCGAACGTCGTGTACTTCGACCACCGCAGCCGCATCCTGCACTGGGACTCGCAGCGCGGCATCGAAGTGGTGAAGCAGGTCGCGGCGGGAGAAGCGGATCGCTACGACGACCTCGACAACGGCCTCAACGGCCCGCTGTCGGGCTTCAATACGATCTCGGTCGACTGGCCGCAGGTCGGCTTCTCGGCCGATGGTCGCGAGACCTACGTGGCGTGGCAGCGCTACGCCGACACGCAAGTGGATGCAACCGCTGACGCAGGGCTCCCGGGGATCGTGACCGGCATCGGTTTCGGCGACATCTGCATCAGCGTCGCGCGAACCGGCGAGTCCTGGTCGGCGGCGCAGAATCTCACCAACACACCCGCGACCGACGAGCGCTTTTTTTCGCTCGCCGCACGCAACTCGAATGGTCGCGCTCAGCTGGTGTTCCAGGCGCCCGCCACCGATCAGGCCGGCGTCACCGTGATCGGCGATCGCGGCGCGACACCCGGCAATCTGCTGCGACGCATCGCGTATCTCGAGGCGCCACTCACCGCGAGCGTGGTGGGTGTGCCGCCCGCAGCGGTGCCGTCGATCGCGACGATTCGCGTGAGCCCCAATCCGACGCATGGCGCGGTCGCGTTCGCGCTGCCGCGGGCGGGGGGCGCGAACGACTGGCTCGAGGTGATCGGCGTCGACGGCCGCGCGGTCGCGCGCCTCGCGACTGGCGCCGCGAGTGCGCTGCGCTGGGACGGCCGTGACGCATCCGGCCACCCGGTCGCGGCCGGCATCTACTTCGCGCGACTCGCTTCGGACCCATCGGTGCGAGCCACGCGCTTCACGTTGTTGAGATGAGCTCGGAGGTGCGCGGCGTTCCGTCGCCCGTTGCGCGCCCGCGGTTCCCCAGGACGACGATTCGATTTCGATTCCGGAGGAGTCTCATGCGTCTTGCTCGTGCATCTGTGATGACCCTGATGATTTCCGTGGCGCTCGCCGCATCGGCGCACGCCGCCACGTTCGCCGAACATGTCACCGGTGGCGTCCTCGACCTGGTGTGGGTGCCCGGCTTTGGTATCAGCAACACCATGCAGCCGCTGACGCTCGCACCGTCGAATCCCGCGTATGCGAATCCGTCGGGCGATCACACCGTCGCGGTCGCGACCAACTCGTCGGTGCCGGACTCCGGCGGCGTGATCCTGACCGCGACCGACCCAATGGGACTCGTCGACTACACGTGGGAAGGCTGGTTCTTCACCGGCGACGGCAACACGCGCCGCGGCCTTGTGCTGCGCGCCGATCCGTCGAACGGCTTCGGCACCTGCTACCAGTTCGTGATCCAGTCCGGCCTGTTCCAGATCAACTTCCGCAAGCTCGTGAACAGCGCGCCGACGACGCTCGGGACCTGGTTCGCGAACACGCTGCCGGGCGGTGTGCCGACCGTCAATACGTGGCATCACATGAAGGTGATCGCGCTCGGCGACAGCTTCCGCTGCTTCTTCGACGGCGCCGAGCTGACCACCGTGCCGATCGTCGACAACTCGATTCCGACCGGCTGGGTCGGCGCGTATAACTTCCGCTTCGATCTGGGCGGCGTGCCCGTCTACTTCGACGACCTCACGCTCACCGGCGACGGTCCGACGCCCGCGCGACACGCGACGTGGGGGAACGTCAAGAGCCGCTGGCGGTAGGCCTCAGGTCTTCAGCGTGCCCACCGCGTCGCCGCTCGTCATCCGAGCCCCGGATAACGCCCGAGGTAGATCAGGACGAAAGCGACGGTGTTCGAGACGCCGTGCGCCACGATCGGCACCACCAGGTTGCGCCCGCTGGTCAGGAACAGAACCCCCAGCAGGAATCCGCTCAGCCCCTCCTGCACCCAGCCCGAGACACCCTGCTCGGTATGGCCCCAGCCGAACAGAACGCTGGACAGCAGCAGGCTCACCCACCAGGCCGCGCGACTCTCGCCGAAGAGTCGCGCGAGCCGCTTCATGAGAAAGCCGCGAAAGCAGATCTCCTCGCCGAACGCCGCCAGCGTCCAGGACAGCGCCAGAAACAGCAGAAGCATCGGCAGGTTGCCGCGAATCTCGCGCAGCTCCGAGTAGTCCGGTTGGACGCCGAACAGTCCGCTGATCCACGGCGTGGTCACGAGCACGGCCAGCGCTTCGAGCGCCACACCGGCAACGATGCCGATCGCGATCATGCGGCCGAGGTGCTCGGGCCGCTGGAATCCGATGCTCGCCCACGGCTCCCGGCCGACTCGCAGAGCGACCCACACCAGCGGTAGCAGGACGATCGTCTGTGTGAGCGGCACCAGACCGACGGCATCGGCGACGACCACCAGCACGAATACGATGACTTCGAGCACGGAGCGGATCATCCTCGTCAACCCTCCGGCCCGGCCTGCGAGCGCCACCGGCGCGCGAGCGGGCCTCGAATCGCTAGCGAGCCGAGTCGGCCGGTATCACGAACTCGATGCCGTGCCTCGGTGCGGCTTCGTTGCCAGCCCGAACGAACGTCACCAGCTGCTCCGTGACGCCCTTCCCGACATTGCGGAAACGGTGCACGGTTCCACGCGGAACGACTCGTCATCGCTCGAGTGCTGCGGAGAGTCGCGTAACAATTGCATCCACGGCACTGGCTTCGACCGAGTCAATGCCCGAACAGCACTCCTGTGATCGCGACGTAGGCCTTCACGCCTGTGCCTCCGCTCGCAGGGCGCGGCCGGCGCATCGCTGCGTCACAGCTGCTTGATCCATTGCTTGAGGATCGCCAGAAACGCGACTCGCTTCGCCTGGATGTCCTTCGCGTCTGCGAACGTGGCCACGCAACGATCCTTGGCCGCCCACTTCAGCAGTCCGTTCGGGTCGTCGATCTTGGGATCCGCGAGCCCGGCGCGCACCTTGGCTCCGCGATGGAGCACCACCTGCACGCCGGCCTTCGACCGCAGATTGAAAGTCGCGAAATGATCGTCGATCCCAAAGCTCGGTGCGTTCCACCTGATGCTCTCGTGGATGCGCTTGTCGGCGCTCACGATGATCGCGCGAATCGCTTCGATGTCCGGCTTGTGCGGGTGCTCGAGCGCGGCGAGGAACGCCGTGACTTCGTTCACGGCCCGATCAGCCCCATGTTGGTGCCTGAGGGATCGGTGAAGTATCCGAAACACCCGAGGCCGGGAACGCTCATGGCTTCCGCGGTCTTCTTGCCGCCCGCGGCCTCGACTTCGATCAGGCTCGCCGCGACGTCGGTCGAATAGATGTAGGCCACTGCGGGCAATGCCGGCGTGTGCGACTGGAAGACTCCGCCGATCCCGGCGCCGGGATCGAACCCCATGAACTGCGGCATGGTCTCGATCGAGCCCCAGCCGAACGCATCGCCGAAGAACCTGGCGGCGGCCGATCCATCGCCGGCGTACATCTCGAGCGAGCAAATCGCCCCGGCGGGGGGCTTGGGGTTCGCGCCGAACGGCATCGGGATGTGGGGTGAGCCCGTGGGGGAGACCGTGTCGGTCAATCCATAGAGGCTCTCGGCTGGTGACTTGAAGCGTGCGAGCTTGCCGACCATCGGAACGGACCACGGTCCACGGTCGATCGCAGCGCCGGCGTTCACGGCACGCTTCAGGGCCGCATCGACGTCGGGAACTCCGATGTAGGGCACCACCCCCGGAAATCCCGCGTCGACATTCGAGCGCAGCGCGGCCGCCGGGCCCGCGGGTGTGATCACCCCGATCAGCTCCGCCGACATCTTCTGCAACTGCCAGCCGAAAACCCTGGAGTAGAACGCACTCGAAGCGGCGAGGTCGTTCGCAGAAATGCTGACGAGCACGATGGGGTGCTCTCCACTCCCCTTGGGAATCGCGGGCATCTCGGGAGACATGCGTTTTCCTCCTATGCGTTTGGCGCCTGAGTCGCTAACGGCGCCGACCACCGGCCTTCGCCCGCTTCGCAGTCGTTCTCTTTCCGCCACCCACTTCCGCATCCGCCTTCCGCGCCGCTTCGAGCAATGCGCGTGGCACCGAGACCTCCATGGCGAGCAGCGCATGCGAAAGCGTCTTGCCCTGCGGGTCGAGCCTCAGCGACACCGTGCCGCCGCCGCCCAGTGATTCGCCCAGCAGAAAGTTGAGAGCCCACAGGTTCGGCACGTCGTGGCGCTCGACCTTGCCCATGCAGATGCCCTTGAAACGCTTCTTCACGACCGCAGCGGTCAGCGTGCGCACCAGCCACGGGTAGACTTCGGCCGCGCGCGCGATCACGCCGATGTTCGCCATGTCACCCTTGTCGCCGCTGCGCGCGTGCGCGAGTTCGGCGAGCTTCACCGTGACGCGCTTGACGCTCCCGCGCGCGGTCGGCCACGACTCGCGCGGGAGCGTCGCCGGTTTCTGCGCGGCGACCAGGGGCGTGGGCCACTCGAGCTCGCGCTGTTCGTCGCGCGTGACCAGCGTGGCTTTCACTCGATCGCGCGGCACCAGTGCCGGCCAGTACGCCATCACTTCCTGCGCCTGCGGGCGGCCGCCGGTCACCGCGACGCCGGGAGGGCCCGACAGAATCACGGCCGGCAGCATCTTCGAGAACTTCTCGATCTTGCCCTTGTCGCGATCGCGTACGGACAGGCGCAGCAGCAACTCGGGTGGATCGACCGGCGGTGCCAGCGGCCCCCAGCACGCCGAGTGTCCGACCAGCTCGGTGTGCGTGGCTTCGAACTTCTCGCCGACGCGCTTCCAGAACAGCTCGGCGAACGCGTGCGCCTTGGCGACCGCGTCGGGTCCCGAAAGGATCAGCATGCCGGTTGCCTTCAAGCCATCGAAGTAGCTGGCGCTCACCTTGAGAGACGGCGGCGCCGGGCGGCCCTTGACGCCCCACACGCGCACGCGATCGCGGCCCGCGGGCTCGAGTCGCGCGGTCGCGAAGTCCGCGACCACGTCGGGCGTGATGTACGAGCGCGGGTCGCCCATCTCGTAGACCAGCTGCTCGCGCACCGTGCGCACCGTGACCGCGCCGCCGGTGCCGCTGTGCTTGGTCACGATGAACGAGCCGTCGGAGTAGACCTCGAGCACCGGGTAGCCGATGGTTTCGAAGTGCTTGATGGTGCGCCAGTCGGTGTAATTGCCGCCGGTGCTCTGAGCACCGCACTCCACGATGTGTCCCGCCACGATGCCGGCGGCGAGGCGATCCCAGTCGTCCGCCGCCCAGCCGAATGCGTGGATCATGGGGGCGAGCGTGATGCCGGTGTCGGTGCAGCGGCCCGTGACCACGATCTGCGCACCGCTCTTCAATGCCTCGACCACCGGCCACGCGCCGTAGTACGCGTTCGCCGACGAGATGCGCTCGCGCACCGCGGCGAACGCGGCGCCGTCTTCCATGTTGTCGAGCGTGATGCCGGCGGCATTCAGCTCGCCGAGGCGCTCCATCAGGTCGTCGCCGACCACCGCCGCGACCTCGAAGCTGTGGCCGTGCTGCTTGATCAGCTCGAGCAGCGCGCCGCGGCAGGCGAGCGGGTTGACCCCGCCTGCGTTCGTGATCACGCGCGTGCCGTTCTTGGCGAGCAGCGGGAGCGATTCGCGCACCTGCGTGACGAAGTCGCGCGCGTAGCCGGTACGATGATCGCGGGCGCGCTGCTTCTGCATGATGGACATCGTGATCTCGGCCAGGAAGTCGAGCGTGATCACGTCCACCGGGCCGAGTTCGAGCTGGCGCTTGAACTGGCCAAGGTCGTCGCCCCAGTAACCGCCGGCATTCGCGATGCGGATCAGATCGGGCATGAGGAACTCCGGGTCTCGCGTAGAAACGGTGCGCGAAGGTAGCACAGGGGCGAGACGCTCGCGTTGATCGCGCCTGTGCATCGAGGGATACTGCCGCCCACCTCGGACGCCCTCGTCGTGACGCCCCTCGGAGCATCGACACCGTGGAGAACCAGCTCAGTTTGAAGTCCGTCGCTCCCGCCGTGTGGCCCAGCGCGATCGTGCGAGAGAGGCCCGCCACGCCAGTGGTTGGCGGGGCGACCGAACCGCGGCTGCTCGATCGCGTGCGCGCGGCGATTCGCGTGCGGCACTACAGCCGCCGCACCGAGGAGGCGTACGTCGGATGGATCCGACGCTTCATCTTGTTTCACGGCAAGCGACACCCGGACGGCATGGCGGCGGATGAGATCACGCGATTCCTGAGCCACCTGGCCGTGGAGAACAAGGTCAGCGCCTCGACGCAAAACCAGGCGATGAGCGCGCTGCTGTTTCTCTACCGCGATGTGCTCGGACGCGAACTGCCCTGGATGGACGAGATCGTGCGCGCCCGGCGCCCCGCGCGACTTCCGGTGGTGCTGGCGCGCGGCGAAGTGGCGGTGTTGTTGCGTGAGCTGCAGGGCGTGGAGCGGCTAATGGCCTCGCTGCTCTACGGGGCAGGCCTGCGGCTGCTCGAGTGCTGTCGGCTGCGGGTGAAAGACGTCGAGTTCAGCCGCGGTGAGTTGCTGGTGCGCGAGGGCAAGGGCGGCAAGGATCGCGTGACGTTGCTGCCCTCGAGGCTGCGCCAGCCGCTCCAGGCACATCTCGCGGGCGTGAGCGACCAACATGGCCGTGATCTACAGCGGGCGCTGGGCAGCGTGGAACTGCCCGAAGCCCTGGAGCGCAAATACCCAGCCGCCGCGTTCGAGTGGGGCTGGCAGTGGGTATTTCCGGCCACGCGCTACTACCTGGATCCCGCGAGCGGCCGCCGACGCCGGCATCACCTGCACGAGACGGTGCTCCAGCGTGCCGTGCGCGAGGCGGCGAGGCGTGCGCGGATCCCGCGCCCCGTGTCGTGCCACGCGCTGCGACACTCGTTCGCGACGCATCTGCTGGAAGACGGCTACGACATTCGGACGATCCAGGAGTTGCTCGGACACCGTGATGTGAGCACGAGGATGATCTACACCCACGTGCTCAACCGAGGTGGGCGAGGCGTACGTAGCCCACTGGATGGGGTGGCGTGAGGCAGAGGCCTCACGACCGGGACCGAGATGGACGGGTCTGTGTATCTGGATGAACTGCTGAGTCGAGAGGAGCCCAGGCTGCTGAGGCACACGATCGAGCGGAACTCCCGTCTGACATCGACTCGCGCTATCGGGGCGGTGACGCGCGGGGTATCCACATATCCTGACCTGTCTACTTCGAGTTAGGCGTCACGGTGCCGTTACACGAGAATCGAACGACAACCACAAAGGAGAACTCGCGATGAAGACAATGACCTGCAAAGAGCTGGGCGGAGCGTGCGACTTGGAGTTTCACGCAAACACCTTCGAAGAGATGGCTCAGATGAGCCAAGACCACGGCAAGGAGATGTTTCAGAACGGCGACAAGCCACATCTACAGGCCATGGGCGAAATGAGAAACCTCATGCAATCTGCGGACGGAATGGCCAAGTGGATGGAGGGCAAACGGAAAGAGTTTGAAGCCAAGGCCGACAACAAATGACGCCTAACAATCGGTTGCAGCGGACGGTCCGCTGCGCGGCCCGCCGCTGAACCGAAGCGTTAGGCAGCAGGGGAGTCGATGGACGTTCGCGAAAGCTACGACTCGGCGGCGGCGGCGTACGCTGAACACCTCTCGGACGAGCTCGCGCGCAAGCCACTCGACCGGCATCTCCTGAATCGGTTTGCGGAAGAGACTCGTGGCCGCGGTCTCGTCGCCGATCTCGGCTGTGGGCCTGGCCATGTTGCCCGGTATCTGAGCCAACAAGGCGTCACGATCTTTGGGATCGACTTTTCCGCGAAGATGGTCGCGGTGGCCCAGAGCCTGCATCCCGATCTCGACTTTCGTGTCGAAGACATGAGGCGCCTCAGCGCGAGCGACGCAAGTCTCGCCGGAGTGGTTCTGTTTTATTCCATCGTGCACTTCGACTTGACCGAACTCCCACGAGTCTTTCGGGAAGTGCGACGAGTCCTCGTGCCTGGTGGCTTGGCGCTTGTCTCTTTTCATATTGGTGAAGACGTTGTTCATCGGGACGAACTATTCGGCGCTCAGGTCTCGCTGGACTTTCGGTGTCACACCCCCGAGAACATCGTCGAGGCTCTCCGGTCGGCCAATTTCGCGGTCATCGAGCAGATTCATCGCGAACCATATGACGGAGCCGAGTATCCTAGCCGCAGGTGCTACCTTGTCGCCCAAGCTGCCTAACAACAGCATGCAGCGGACGGCGCCGCGCGCCGCCGCTGATGCCGAGCGTTGGGCAGCAGCGCGACTACCGAGGTCACTCGCACGGTGCCGTAGGCCGAGCCAATGAAACAGCATCTCGCACTGGCCGCGCTCGTCGTTCGAGACTATGACGAAGCGATCGCGTTCTACACGAAGGCCCTCGGCTTCGATCTGATCGAGGACACCTTCCTCCCCGATGAGGGCAAGCGGTGGGTGGTCATTGCTCCGCCCGGGGGTGCCGGAGCGAAGCTCTTGCTCGCGC
This genomic interval from Candidatus Eisenbacteria bacterium contains the following:
- a CDS encoding DUF1446 domain-containing protein; the encoded protein is MPDLIRIANAGGYWGDDLGQFKRQLELGPVDVITLDFLAEITMSIMQKQRARDHRTGYARDFVTQVRESLPLLAKNGTRVITNAGGVNPLACRGALLELIKQHGHSFEVAAVVGDDLMERLGELNAAGITLDNMEDGAAFAAVRERISSANAYYGAWPVVEALKSGAQIVVTGRCTDTGITLAPMIHAFGWAADDWDRLAAGIVAGHIVECGAQSTGGNYTDWRTIKHFETIGYPVLEVYSDGSFIVTKHSGTGGAVTVRTVREQLVYEMGDPRSYITPDVVADFATARLEPAGRDRVRVWGVKGRPAPPSLKVSASYFDGLKATGMLILSGPDAVAKAHAFAELFWKRVGEKFEATHTELVGHSACWGPLAPPVDPPELLLRLSVRDRDKGKIEKFSKMLPAVILSGPPGVAVTGGRPQAQEVMAYWPALVPRDRVKATLVTRDEQRELEWPTPLVAAQKPATLPRESWPTARGSVKRVTVKLAELAHARSGDKGDMANIGVIARAAEVYPWLVRTLTAAVVKKRFKGICMGKVERHDVPNLWALNFLLGESLGGGGTVSLRLDPQGKTLSHALLAMEVSVPRALLEAARKADAEVGGGKRTTAKRAKAGGRRR
- a CDS encoding class I SAM-dependent methyltransferase gives rise to the protein MDVRESYDSAAAAYAEHLSDELARKPLDRHLLNRFAEETRGRGLVADLGCGPGHVARYLSQQGVTIFGIDFSAKMVAVAQSLHPDLDFRVEDMRRLSASDASLAGVVLFYSIVHFDLTELPRVFREVRRVLVPGGLALVSFHIGEDVVHRDELFGAQVSLDFRCHTPENIVEALRSANFAVIEQIHREPYDGAEYPSRRCYLVAQAA
- a CDS encoding integron integrase, whose amino-acid sequence is MLDRVRAAIRVRHYSRRTEEAYVGWIRRFILFHGKRHPDGMAADEITRFLSHLAVENKVSASTQNQAMSALLFLYRDVLGRELPWMDEIVRARRPARLPVVLARGEVAVLLRELQGVERLMASLLYGAGLRLLECCRLRVKDVEFSRGELLVREGKGGKDRVTLLPSRLRQPLQAHLAGVSDQHGRDLQRALGSVELPEALERKYPAAAFEWGWQWVFPATRYYLDPASGRRRRHHLHETVLQRAVREAARRARIPRPVSCHALRHSFATHLLEDGYDIRTIQELLGHRDVSTRMIYTHVLNRGGRGVRSPLDGVA
- a CDS encoding DUF1059 domain-containing protein, which gives rise to MKTMTCKELGGACDLEFHANTFEEMAQMSQDHGKEMFQNGDKPHLQAMGEMRNLMQSADGMAKWMEGKRKEFEAKADNK